In the Podospora bellae-mahoneyi strain CBS 112042 chromosome 4, whole genome shotgun sequence genome, one interval contains:
- a CDS encoding hypothetical protein (EggNog:ENOG503PWTV) encodes MSTIPRRSNSTNPRPGSSAFPRVPRSKLAPQPLDLKRSNTTAGTQSSQPQQEQTSRSTPYSSSARERIDPRAPLSPIPSSAGSRSTPYSSNLKERTDLRSFAAPRPLQTAQSLNRRPSNATETTTGHRRRPSLGGESIGQFASSRRPSASQQQQSSNTPPPRPSAATHTRRPSGPTYQPQPQRHNLRPSAQQQNHERRDAGGGGVGGRPPITQQVDQATKTQINQSYAVTMMASPYNPLPFFLPIPLGIAMLLTPSGKDVRGAGPAPMRAGTVGGRR; translated from the coding sequence ATGTCTACAATCCCGCGCAGATCAAACTCTACCAATCCCCGTCCAGGGAGCTCTGCCTTCCCCAGAGTCCCCAGGAGCAAGCTTGCGCCCCAGCCATTAGACCTCAAGCGCTCAAACACCACAGCTGGAACCCAGtcatctcaacctcaacaggAACAGACGTCAAGGTCAACCCCCTACTCGTCATCAGCCAGGGAACGCATCGACCCCAGAGCACCCCTCtcacccatcccatcctccgccgGCTCCCGCTCAACACCATACTCCTCCAACCTAAAAGAGCGAACCGACCTCCGCTCTTTCGCAGCCCCCCGACCCCTCCAAACAGCCCAATCACTCAACCGAAGGCCCTCTAACGCCACAGAAACCACCACAGGCCATAGGCGACGTCCCTCTCTAGGAGGGGAGTCGATCGGCCAATTCGCCTCCAGCCGGCGCCCTTCCgcttctcaacaacagcagtcCAGTAACACCCCCCCACCGAGACCCTCGGCAGCAACCCATACTCGTCGCCCCTCTGGACCAACCTACCAGCCCCAACCACAACGGCACAATCTTCGTCCTTCAGCACAGCAACAAAATCATGAGCGGAGGgatgccggtggaggaggggtaggGGGCAGACCGCCGATAACCCAGCAGGTGGACCAGGCGACAAAGACGCAGATTAACCAGAGTTATGCGGTTACTATGATGGCTAGTCCGTATAACCCTTTGCCGTTCTTTTTGCCGATTCCTTTGGGGATTGCGATGCTTCTGACGCCGAGCGGGAAGGAtgtgaggggggcggggccGGCGCCGATGAGAGCTGGGACTGTGGGTGGGAGGCGGTGA
- a CDS encoding hypothetical protein (EggNog:ENOG503PUIJ): MGPKGAGRKTTPLPTPIWNFAKIASEVGESGNTTNSPLKYHSGGIDGVKYDLLSLKKGEVYSRDEFYNRVKAWYKAEIDRVFLLEDHKRAREENPGTRVCFGLSEPDGVDCLLPPRSSTDKVQAPTRVQPSRAAKRKVAPTTAAPATKKRATGRKKKEDQLQYFPLVGGDYELDSYDRERAIVRCDGFFKNTTDNDVSIFILRVSRYVASETALIHTSGYIRRQKAGNLRCALDSALKRKEYKLPKESEFQSAAVDWVDEDQWGPRLPPFPNAGKTYLVEELLEARKSTAGSPVPEAEMEIGPTLGKWPSSGETRGGSRRRKSVDLRLWCPTEEAGQAREKREKELKSNPKRAILEKLERDCTVSVGGLKFAIDLCESEMGSEDGARFVML; encoded by the exons ATGGGTCCTAAAGGAGCAGGAAGAAAAACGACGCCTCTTCCCACGCCAATATGGAATTTCGCCAAGATTGCCAGTGAGGTCGGAGAGTCGGGTAACACCACGAACTCGCCTCTCAAGTACCACAGTGGCGGTATAGATGGCGTGAAGTACGACTTGCTCTCCCTTAAGAAGGGCGAGGTATACTCACGAGACGAGTTCTACAACCGAGTCAAGGCCTGGTACAAGGCGGAGATCGACCGTGTCTTCTTGCTGGAAGACCACAAGAGG GCGCGCGAAGAAAATCCCGGGACAAGAGTCTGTTTCGGTCTCTCAGAACCAGACGGCGTAGACTGTCTGCTACCTCCACGCTCGAGCACAGATAAAGTTCAAGCCCCAACGCGAGTCCAACCCTCCAGGGCAGCAAAGCGCAAAGTAGCTCCTACTACCGCTGCCCCAGCCACCAAGAAGCGAGCCACTGGccgaaagaaaaaggaggaccAGTTACAGTACTTCCCCTTGGTGGGAGGTGATTACGAACTTGACTCGTACGATCG GGAGCGCGCCATCGTCCGCTGTGATGGATTCTTCAAAAACACCACCGACAACGACGtatccatcttcatcctccgcGTCTCGCGCTACGTCGCCAGCGAAACCGCCCTGATCCACACGAGCGGCTACATCCGCAGGCAAAAGGCAGGGAATCTCCGCTGCGCCTTGGACTCCGCTCTCAAGAGAAAAGAGTACAAGTTGCCAAAAGAGAGCGAATTCCAATccgcggcggtg GACTGGGTTGACGAGGACCAGTGGGGGCCACGTCTCCCACCTTTCCCAAATGCAGGGAAGACCTACCTCGTGGAAGAGCTCTTGGAGGCCCGTAAGTCCACTGCTGGAAGTCCGGTCCcggaggccgagatggagattGGTCCTACGCTGGGGAAGTGGCCGTCTTCTGGTGAGACGCGTGGAGGCAGCCGGAGAAGGAAATCTGTAGACCTTAGGTTGTGGTGTCCGACCGAAGAGGCTGGTCAagcgagggagaagagggagaaggagttgaagaGTAATCCGAAGAGGGCAATattggagaagctggagagggatTGCACGGTGAGTGTGGGTGGGTTGAAATTTGCGATTGATTTGTGTGAGTCTGAGATGGGGAGTGAGGATGGGGCAAGGTTTGTGATGTTGTAG
- a CDS encoding hypothetical protein (EggNog:ENOG503P73I), translating into MTTSTSPYARTPEFPSYSRQPEGHPSDMSRQHGNRPSPNPKMAASKGEPDPLVQNYAHILELKQRRKVDEQQLRLKLDNKKMDLDSWFRTDRERYLALEGHPELLNGIVKLLKEVNQFKARDLDREYDEELAALRKRYEEMEASQWQNVLNIDVPPPSTSGPPPLPASERPQPPILSSSTAPPNNPHGPLMAPSVSGYPRGFVGSSEPVRHGPLTIAPHYPPTMRSSLEPQPQTNGSREPPVSSMHAHPAPVSSSMRNMYHPMPQMAPPQPQLTSNGRRILPGAPTTNGWHRNPSYGPAMYSTPPGRMPPLHPTYPKSDGPTNPSAHERQVLPPILPPQLHRPGPVEEGQQPKRKATLTDSAPPDVKRAKQDHTLSSADLERATPTASEDVRPQRTVQFSEVWGGGNPEYKHIIIQFPDGGDYYILRCEEHGVNFGEHPLRGAAKHLASAQHGRMSKEHTQAIRTLGWIVEGCDFKLMEMNNRMVIEAFKNGYKPFNANQLNKTERAKKGFPQLDKNGTPMSSPLSAAASRQRKAASGIANPAPAGLYTGYCTADQKQHPVVILPWDEENLNSAGLLELTLESAGLFSGPLPKCYEYDRDEKGQVRRIKGWAEGYGIGGPLVKKREFPVLIIDSDDRQSWQLGWIEAKYLTPFDFGDTSEIPHSAVAREYYAKTIRKYPTYDDLRQDMTARGQPVGPAQTPLPKKMADSPSPSASVSFPSSTAGLATAQPATSQPLQQHDVEMADVGSDSDQESVTKSMSNSTNDIDMATADSRRTSVSNPDEGTETEKELPHPSAQAIAAQALINLETPARNTGFTAINSRSAASSAEPPSRRSPVPGASTERRRVDKIHARSKNVLATAQPATPIVSPQPMSSIVVNTGVANGQKPDRAESAPVHQSTTTAERDQERAQSESLTPASLTTPATPAFVYHLPSVEPVPPQQQEYPTPLPSATEFASAPTESASAPTVSLASARETSLSAGPLATPSASEAYGANEFPVKTSFPVIKTEAGEESETFTIGAIRAGDEEIFNSKIAGTLLSIEDDHTTGVLKAVPGSPEAVSSFQIDPKQIKTAARSMRGEGGSCEVTIEFIGDKTLTLVFELGRVNIEERLESGKIQARRFCRRLLAWNKAVECPSIANAP; encoded by the exons AtgaccacctcaacctcaccataTGCGAGGACTCCAGAGTTCCCTTCCTACAGCCGGCAACCTGAGGGTCATCCATCAGATATGTCTCGGCAGCATGGGAATCGACCAagcccaaaccccaaaatgGCTGCCTCCAAGGGGGAACCAGATCCCCTCGTGCAAAACTATGCGCACATTTTGGAACTGAAGCAGCGTCGCAAGGTCGATGAGCAGCAGTTGCGCCTGAAGCTTGATAACAAGAAGATGGACCTCGACTCGTGGTTTCGGACTGACCGAGAAAGGTATCTCGCCTTGGAGGGGCATCCTGAACTTCTCAATGGGATAGTGAAGCTTTTGAAGGAGGTAAACCAGTTCAAGGCCAGGGATCTGGACCGCGAATATGACGAGGAACTGGCTGCCCTGAGGAAACGGTATGAAGAAATGGAGGCCAGCCAGTGGCAGAACGTGTTGAATATCGATGtgccgccgccttccacGTCGGGGCCGCCTCCT CTGCCTGCTTCCGAAAGGCCGCAGCCGCCCATCTTGTCATCCTCTACCGCCCCGCCTAACAATCCACATGGGCCACTCATGGCTCCAAGCGTGTCTGGTTATCCCAGAGGCTTCGTTGGTTCCTCGGAGCCTGTCAGACACGGGCCTCTGACGATTGCACCACACTACCCCCCGACAATGCGCTCGTCTTTGGAGCCTCAACCCCAGACCAATGGGTCCCGAGAACCCCCGGTATCATCCATGCATGCCCACCCAGCGCCAGTCTCGTCTTCCATGCGGAATATGTACCATCCCATGCCACAGATGGCTCCCCCACAGCCACAGCTAACTAGTAATGGCCGTCGTATTCTTCCAGGAGCGCCAACAACAAATGGGTGGCACAGGAACCCTAGTTATGGTCCTGCCATGTACTCTACACCTCCAGGCAGAATGCCACCGCTCCATCCGACATACCCCAAGAGTGACGGACCCACCAACCCTTCGGCCCATGAACGCCAGGTTCTGCCTCcgatcctcccccctcagcTGCATCGTCCTGGTCCGGTAGAGGAAGGACAGCAGCCCAAGAGAAAGGCCACCCTTACCGACTCGGCTCCCCCAGACGTCAAACGAGCCAAGCAAGACCACACACTCAGCAGTGCCGATCTCGAGCGCGCAACTCCTACCGCCAGTGAGGATGTCCGTCCGCAGCGGACAGTCCAGTTTAGTGAGGTGTGGGGAGGCGGCAACCCAGAGTACAAGCACATCATTATCCAGTTCCCCGATGGTGGAGATTACTACATCCTTCGCTGCGAGGAGCACGGCGTCAACTTTGGAGAACACCCACTTCGAGGGGCTGCGAAGCATTTGGCTAGTGCTCAACACGGGAGGATGTCTAAAGAGCACACGCAGGCTATCAGAACGCTGGGTTGGATTGTGGAAGGATGCGACTTCAagttgatggagatgaaCAACAGGATGGTCATTGAAGCCTTCAAGAATGGCTACAAGCCCTTCAACGCCAACCAGCTCAACAAGACTGAGCGGGCAAAGAAGGGCTTCCCTCAGCTTGACAAGAATGGAACCCCCATGAGCAGCCCCCTGAGCGCAGCCGCCTCCAGACAGCGGAAGGCGGCTTCTGGGATTGCGAATCCAGCACCGGCTGGGCTGTATACAGGATATTGTACTGCCGATCAAAAGCAACACCCTGTTGTGATTTTGCCGTGGGACGAGGAGAATCTGAACTCGGCTGGTCTGTTGGAGCTCACCCTCGAGAGCGCTGGCTTGTTTTCCGGTCCGCTTCCAAAGTGTTACGAGTATGACCGTGATGAGAAGGGTCAAGTGAGGAGGATCAAAGGATGGGCCGAAGGGTACGGGATTGGCGGCCCCCTCGTGAAGAAGCGGGAATTTCCAGTGCTCATCATCGATAGCGATGACCG GCAAAGCTGGCAACTTGGATGGATTGAGGCCAAATACCTGACTCCTTTTGATTTTGGCGATACTTCTGAGATTCCCCACTCGGCGGTGGCGCGAGAGTACTACGCCAAAACCATTCGAAAGTACCCAACTTACGATGATCTTCGACAAGATATGACTGCGAGGGGACAGCCCGTCGGCCCTGCCCAGACCCCGTTGCCAAAGAAAATGGCGGATAGCCCGTCCCCGTCCGCATCCGTGTCTTTTCCATCTTCGACCGCTGGCTTGGCCACCGCACAGCCGGCGACTTCGCAACCCTTGCAGCAACACGACGTGGAGATGGCGGATGTTGGTTCGGATTCAGACCAAGAATCTGTTACCAAATCAATGTCCAACTCTACCAATGACATCGACATGGCAACTGCTGACAGTCGCCGGACGAGCGTGTCTAATCCCGACGAAGGCACAGAGACCGAGAAGGAGTTGCCACACCCCAGTGCGCAAGCCATTGCCGCCCAGGCCCTCATCAATCTCGAGACGCCTGCACGGAACACTGGCTTCACAGCCATCAACTCACGGAGCGCCGCGTCCAGCGCAGAGCCACCCTCCCGACGGAGCCCAGTCCCCGGAGCGTCTACCGAAAGAAGGCGAGTGGATAAAATCCATGCCCGGAGTAAGAATGTGCTTGCCACAGCTCAACCAGCGACTCCCATCGTATCGCCACAGCCCATGTCGTCCATTGTCGTCAACACCGGTGTGGCAAATGGTCAGAAGCCAGACAGGGCCGAATCAGCCCCGGTCCACCAGAGTACGACGACGGCCGAGCGAGACCAGGAGCGCGCTCAGAGCGAATCCCTGACCCCTGCCTCACTAACAACTCCCGCCACACCGGCCTTTGTGTACCACTTGCCGTCTGTTGAGCCTGTTCCACCGCAGCAACAGGAGtatccaacccccctcccatcgGCAACCGAGTTCGCGTCAGCCCCAACCGAGTCCGCGTCAGCCCCAACCGTATCCTTGGCCAGCGCAAGGGAGACTTCGCTTAGTGCTGGACCTCTGGCAACGCCCTCTGCCAGCGAGGCTTATGGTGCTAACGAGTTCCCGGTGAAGACATCTTTCCCCGTGATCAAGACAGAAGCGGGCGAAGAGTCGGAAACATTCACAATTGGTGCGATTCGAGCGGGCGACGAAGAAATATTCAACTCAAAGATCGCCGGCACCCTTTTGTCCATTGAAGACGATCATACTACCGGGGTTCTGAAAGCTGTCCCGGGGTCACCAGAAGCTGTCTCGTCTTTCCAGATCGACCCCAAGCAGATCAAGACTGCGGCTCGGTCCATGCGTGGCGAGGGAGGCAGCTGCGAGGTCACGATCGAGTTCATTGGGGATAAAACGCTGACACTGGTGTTTGAATTGGGTAGGGTAAATATTGAAGAACGCCTCGAGTCTGGAAAGATCCAAGCCAGGAGGTTTTGCCGGCGCCTGTTGGCCTGGAACAAGGCGGTAGAATGCCCCAGTATCGCCAACGCTCCGTGA